The Alphaproteobacteria bacterium region ATCGGTATCGACATGTACGATCACCACCTTGTTCCAGTCGGCCTCCAGCTCGTCGGCGAGGATGCGAGCAAGCGCCGTGCCGACGTGCTGACCCATTTCCGATCGAATAATGTTGACATTTATCTGGCCGTCGCGGCCGATTGAATACCAGATCGTCGGCTCAAACAGGTTGCCGGGAGCGGTCTGCTGCTCGACAGTCAACGGAAATTCGACCGCGCTCAGCGCGGAGCGCGCGTATCCCAGCACAATCCCCGCCTCGATCGTCGCAATCAGAAAATTTCGCCGCGATAGCGCAAAATCCGCGGAATCGGATGAAGACGGCTTGCAGAGGCGGCTAAGCATGCGATCCTCCTCGTATGCGCGACGCCGCGAGTTTGATGGCACTCCGAATGCGGACGTAAGTCATACAACGACAGAGATTGCCCGCCATCACCGCGTTGATGTCCTGGTCGGTTGGATCCGGATAGTCCTTGAGCAGGGCAACCGCCTGCATGATCTGGCCCGACTGGCAATAGCCGCATTGTGGAACCTGCATTTCAATCCAGGCCGTTTGCAGGGGGTGGCTCCCATTGGGATCAAGTCCTTCGATGGTCGTGATTTTTGCGCCGGCGACAGCGCCAACTGCCGTGATGCACGATCGCGTGGGTCG contains the following coding sequences:
- a CDS encoding (2Fe-2S)-binding protein, translating into MTTLDLNGRTVSVQSPDDTPLLWVIRDEFSLTGSKFGCGIGMCGACTVHVDGRPTRSCITAVGAVAGAKITTIEGLDPNGSHPLQTAWIEMQVPQCGYCQSGQIMQAVALLKDYPDPTDQDINAVMAGNLCRCMTYVRIRSAIKLAASRIRGGSHA